The following DNA comes from Thermoanaerobaculales bacterium.
ACTCGGTGCGGATCCCGATCCCGACCGCGTCGCTGATCATCCTCAACTGCACCTTCCAGTCGAAGCTCGACGCCGACGGCTCGAGCCTGGTCAACCGCCAGTCGGTCAACCGGATCTTCCAGGAGTACGCTTTGAACCCGGACAGCGGCGTCGTCTTCAGCGAGAACCAGAACGTTTCGACCGACATGATCGGTGAGCCGGCCGCGGTCGTCATCGAAGGGTTCGAGACCCACGCCAGGACCGGTTTCGCGCGGGTCGACCTCGCCGAGCTCGGGGTGGAGAGCGACCGCGGCGCGGTTGAGGTGCCGGTCACCCACCTCAAGGTCTTCGGCTGGTACGACAACGAGCTCGGCTCGTACACCCGGCGGATGTGCGACCTGATCCACTACCTGGCCGACCGGGCGGGGCTGTAGCGCCGGACCTGCCACCCGCCCACCCAGGGGATGTGGGATGGGGGTTGGGGAATCCGCCCCCCGCCCGCTTCCGCTTCCGCTTCCGCGCCCGATTCGTTCCCGCTCCCGTTCCCGTACCCGACAAGGTCTGATCCCGGTTGCGCGGCCGCCTTCGCCTCCTCACCGCTGCGGCCGCGCGACGAAGCGGGATCCGCGCCCGCTTCCGGTTCCCGATCGCGGCGGCCGCGCTACGATGTCCGGTGGTGGCCAGCCCTGCCCGCGCCCCCAACCGCACCTCCGCGGTCGTCGCACTGCTGCTGCTCGTGCCGGCCCCGACGCCGGGGTCTTCCTCGCCGGCTGGCGGCTGCTGTTCTGACCGGGGGCCCTGGGGCGGATGACCGGCGGACGGCCTGCGCGCTCCTACAGACCTCTGATGCCGAGGATCAGATTGGGGTCAGGGCAGAGAGCGAGGTAGCGGGCGCGCTGGGACGGCGCGGCCACGCCGGGGAAGTCGCCCCGCCGGCCCTGGAGGTCGGCGATGACCTGAAAGTGCAGGTGGGGCGGCCAGCCGCCGTTCTCGTGCTGCTCGCCGACCCAGCCGATCAGGTCGCCGGCGGCGAACGACAGGCCCGGGCCGAGCCCCGCCAGCGACGGCCGGCCGAGGTGGCCGTACAGGGTGTGGAAGCGGACTCCGTCGAGGGTGTGCTCGAGGATGATGGTCGGGCCGTAGTCGCCAAGCCGGTCGTTGTCGGCGCACGAGTGGAGGGTGGCGTCGAGCGGCGTGTGGACCTCGGTGCCCGGGGTGACGAAGAGGTCGATCCCGAGGTGGACGCTGCGCTGTTCCACCGCGTCGTCGAACAGCGGCGAGTGGCGGTACGTCACGCGGTCCTCGTCCCAGCGGCCGACGCCGACGCGGAGGGCGCCGGCGGAGATCTGCTCGAAGAGATACGCGGCGAAGGAGACGGTGTCGTGGCTGCCGACCCGCTCGAGGTCGCGATTGGCGCTGGTGAAATCGAAGACGACCGGCTCGCCGGCGGCGAGGTCGAACGGGATCACGGGCGCGAACGCCCCCCGGTGGCGTCGGAGCACCTCGATCAGCGAGTCGTCGTTTGCCATCGCCCGGATTGTAGCCTGCCGCCCGCGTCCCGGCGCACGCCGGGGCGCGACTGGGGCCGGCACCGGAGGCGGCCGCCGGCCGGCGGCCGAGGCCCCGGGGTGACGCTGCGGCTGCGGCGGGCGCATCATGGAGACGCGGCCGGAGCCCGCCGCGAAGGAGGTCTGATGAGCCTGGGGAGGTTGGTGTCCGGTTGCGGGCTGGTGGCGCTGCTGGCTGCGGCCCCGGCGTTGCAGGCAGGGCCCGGCGCCGACGGTTCCGCCCAAGGCCGGATCCACGGCACCGTCACCACCCACGCCGGCAGCCGGTACACCGGGCTGATCCGGTGGGGCGGCCAGGAGGCGTTCTGGGACGACCTCTTCCAGTCCGCGAAGCTCGACCTGCCGTTCCCCGCCTACGCCGAGCCGGTCGAGGAGCCGGTCGAGAGCGACTGGTGGTGGCAGGAGATCGGCCGGCGGCTGCTGCGGGAGGTCAAGCCGGGCCCACGGCGAGTCTTCGCCGCCCGCTTCGGGGACATCGCGAGGCTCGAGGTGGTCGGAGGCAACGCGGCCGTTGTCACGATGCGCAGCGGCACCAGCTGCCGCGTCAGCGGCTACGCCGACGATGTCGGCGCGACCCTGACCGTGACCGACGAGACGGAGGGTGAGACCGCGATCGAGTGGGGGCGGGTCGACGTGGTGGAGCTCTCGCCGGCCCCTGCGGGAGCGGTGTTCGCCGGGCACCGGCTCCACGGCACGGTCGACGCCGGCTCGCGGCGGTTCACCGGCTTCATCCAGTGGGACGAGGACGAGGGCCTCAGCACCGACCGCCTCGACGGCGACTCCGAGGACGGTCGGGTGTCGATCCCGTTCGGCGCCGTCGCTGCGATCGAGCAGCGGTCGGCGACCAGCGCCCGGGTCGAGCTCGCGGACGGACGAGCCCTGGTGCTTGACGGCACCAACGACGTCAACGCGGAGAACCGCGGCATCCTGGTCGAGGACCCGCGGTACGGGCGCGTCCGGGTGCCGTGGCGCTGCTTCCGGCGCATCGAGCTGGCGAGGCCGGACGGCAGCGGACCGGGCTACGCCGAATTCCCGAAGCCGGTGCGCCTGCAGGGCGCGGTCACCACCACCGATGGGGCTGCCCACGTCGGCAGGATCCACTGGGACCTCGACGCCTCGGAGAGCTGGGAGCTGCTCGAAGGCGTGAGCGACGGCCTCCAGTTCAGCATCCCGTTTGCCAGGGTGAGCTCGCTCGAGCGCGACGGCTCGGCCACGATCGTCACCCTGACCGACGGCGAGCAGCTGCGGTTCGACGACGCGGAGGCCGCAGCCGGGCGCCCGGTGGGGGTCGTGGTCGAGCCCGACGGCGGCGGTGAAGCCTTCCTGCCGTGGCCGCGGGTGCGCAGGATCGATCTGGCCTGGTAGCTCAGCTCCCGTGCTTGAGGGTGCGGGCGAGGAACGCCACCGTCTCCTGCCAGGCCTTCTCGGCGGCCTCCGGCTGGTAGTTCTTGCCTGACGGGTTGGCGAAGGCGTGGTCGGCGCCGGGGTAGACGACGATCGTCGCGTCCTTGCCCAGCTCCTTGAGCGCGGCCTCGAAGGCGCGCACGCTGTCGATCGGGATGCCCTGATCCTGCTCGCCGAACAGCCCCAGGATCGGCATCTTCAGGGCCGCCAGCCGCTCTCGGTCGGTGACCAGGTGGCCGTAGTAGATGACGGCGGCGTCAAGCCGGTCCGGCAGCAGCAGGGCGGTGGCGAGCGACCAGCCGCCGCCGAAGCACCAGCCGATGCTCGCGACCGCCGGCGCCTCGAGTTCGCCGGTCAGGTGAGCGTAGGCCTGCCGGAGGTTGTCCTCGGCCGTGGCGGGACGCTCGTTGGCGGCGGTCATCAGCTTGTAGGCGGCGTCGGGATCGGCGGCGGCCTGGCCGCCGTAGAGGTCGACGGCCAGTGCGACGTAGCCCTCGCCCGCGAGCCGCTGGGTCATGGCGCGGATGTTGTCGTTGAGGCCCCACCACTCGT
Coding sequences within:
- a CDS encoding dienelactone hydrolase family protein: MARLFPTSILAVAALSLAVGCGAAPDEQREHADRMAKEHAHDAPVANPASQTAPAVEVVASDVQYATVDGRPVTGFLARPAAAEGALPGLIVIHEWWGLNDNIRAMTQRLAGEGYVALAVDLYGGQAAADPDAAYKLMTAANERPATAEDNLRQAYAHLTGELEAPAVASIGWCFGGGWSLATALLLPDRLDAAVIYYGHLVTDRERLAALKMPILGLFGEQDQGIPIDSVRAFEAALKELGKDATIVVYPGADHAFANPSGKNYQPEAAEKAWQETVAFLARTLKHGS
- a CDS encoding peptidoglycan DD-metalloendopeptidase family protein, which encodes MANDDSLIEVLRRHRGAFAPVIPFDLAAGEPVVFDFTSANRDLERVGSHDTVSFAAYLFEQISAGALRVGVGRWDEDRVTYRHSPLFDDAVEQRSVHLGIDLFVTPGTEVHTPLDATLHSCADNDRLGDYGPTIILEHTLDGVRFHTLYGHLGRPSLAGLGPGLSFAAGDLIGWVGEQHENGGWPPHLHFQVIADLQGRRGDFPGVAAPSQRARYLALCPDPNLILGIRGL